Sequence from the Burkholderia sp. GAS332 genome:
GGCATGGCAATGACGATCACACCTTCAGTGAGGGTGCGGCGGCAGTCCTGTTTGAGCCTCGTACCGCTAGCGTCGGGCAACGCGCCAACCTTTCCGCTCCTGTTGAGGGACACGTGTTGCGCCCAATGACGACTGGAGACGAGACACTGAAGACGGACCTGTCGCAGCTTGCAGCGATGCAGGTAACCCCGGACAAGCTGACCCATGTCTGGTTTGCCGGGTGCCGTGAACCGCTCACCGTTGCGGCCACGGCATCGCTTGATTCACTGCAGAAAGAGACACCGGTGGCTCGTCTGATCGACCACGTTACAGGCAATCCGGGGCCTGTAAGTGGGTGGATTGCATTGGCCATCGCGCTTGAATCCGGCAGGCAAAACCCGGGCTTGCAACTGGTTGCGTCGCATGAAACGGGAAGCGACCAGACCCAGTTGTGCATAGTCGCTCCGGGGCGATTCGAAGGAAACTGAATTGAAAAAGTATGTGTTGGGACGGTGGCTGATTCTGGCCGCCGTGGTGCTGGCGATCGCGGCCTTTGTGATGCTGACAGTAAGCTCACAGGATCTGGAAGGCTGGTTCGTGAAATACCGGCTTGTATTTGCCGGCGTGGCGCTTGCCGTTCTGGCGTTGCTCGCGATGGCCTTTCCCAGACGTCCGCAGATTCGACTTGCCATGCAGCAGGCATCGAATGAGCAAGGACTGGAACCGCCCAAACCTGTCGACAATGCTGCGGCAACGGCACGCGCAAGCGGCGCTTCGGCGGTTGCTCGCGCGCGAGCGCTGCGCTTCGAGCTGCGGCAGATCCGTCGATTCGGTTGGGCGTACGATCGCCCGTGGCTGCTTCTCACCGGGAGTGACACCGTAATTGGCCGATTGCTGCCGGAGCTGGCCGGAAACTGCTGGCTTGTCACCGATGACGTCGTGCTGTTGTGGAGCAAGACCGGCGCCGACGGGCAACCGGATGCCGACTGGCTGAAACAGCTGTACCGACTGCGTCGCCGCCGACCGGTGGATGCCGTCGTGCTGACCGTTGACGGCGCCGCGGATCTGCCTGCGCAGCGTCGTGGCGCCAGTGCGTCGAGCGTGAACCTGGCGCGCATCGCCGACACGCTGCGCTGGGCCGCTCCTGTCTACGTGCTCGACATCGCGGACACTGACCATGTCGCTAACGCTAATACGCCGGTGACCGGTTGCGAATTCCCGCGCAATGCCGATACCATTGCAATTGAAGCCGCGTTGCAGACAGTACGCTTGCGTCTTGCCGCTCGCAGTGTCGCGCAACTGAGCCGCAACTTCCGCGACCGCTATGCGGCGAACCTGTCGGAGCGACTCGACACGCGCAGCGGACCGCTTGCCAGATGGATCGCCGGTCTGTCTGGGGGACGGTATCGCCAGCAGCTGGTCAGCGGCGCATTCTTTGCGCCATACCCTATGCCCGCTACCGGCCGCGACAAGAATGCACCGACCAGCGCTGACCTGTCCTTGTGGCAGTACATCGGCGACGCAGCGCAAGCGATCTCCGGCCGCCGCATTGGCTGGCATCCGGTAACGGTGTTCTCGATCGTCGCGTTCACGGCTATCGGGGTGTGGACCGCCGGCATGCTGATTTCCGGCCTGTCGAACACGCGCGAACTGCACCTCACGAGGCAAGCGCTCCACACCCTGGACACAGCTCCCGATTCCGCCGCCCGCCTGCATGGGCTGCTGGCGCTGCAGCAGCGCATCGATCTCTACGAAGATCGCACGCAGCACCACACGCCGCTATTGACGCGCTTCGGCCTGAACCGCGATCGCGAGGTACTCGCGGCGTTGTGGCAGCCGTATGCCCGGGCAAGCCGCAGCGTTCTCGTCACGCCGGTCCAGCAGAACCTCGAAGCCTCCCTGGTCGACCTCAGCCAGATGCAGACCGAACATGTCGACGACCGGACCAACCAGCTTGCACTCGACGGCCACAAGGCGCTCAAAACCTACTTGATGCTGGCCGAACCCAGCCGCGCCGACGCAGCGTTCATGACGCCGCTCCTCACCCGCTACTGGAGCACGAACGCGAACCTGCCGACCGGCGAGAAACTCGACCTCTCCGAGCGCTTGCTTGGCTTCTACGCCCAGCACCTGAGGGCGCATGAAGACTGGCGCATCCAGCCACGCCGGGATTTGGTCAACTCATCGCGCCAGACGCTGCTTGCGGTGATCGGCGTGAAGAACTCCGAAGACACGATTTACCAAGGCGTTCTCGACAGGGTGGGCAACCGCTACCCCGACCAGACGCTCGCGTCCCTCACGGCAGGCACCGACACGCGCGGACTGCTGCGCACGTCAGCGTCCGTATCGGGCGTCTTCACCCGGCAAGCCTACGAGGGCACCATCGCCGCAGCCATCGACGAAGCCGCGAAGCGCAACGAAGCGGCGAGCGACTGGGTGCTGGCCAACAATTCGCAACGCCAGGAGCCGGGACAATCGGCCGATGACATGAGGTCGTCTCTCACCAGCCGCTACTTCGAGGATTACACCGACCACTGGCTGGGCCTCATGAACACGCTGCAGTGGGAGCCAGCGCCGACGCTGCCATCCGCGATTGGGCAACTAAAACTGATGGCCGACGCGCGGCAGTCGCCGGTGATCGCACTAATGAAGTCGCTCGAGTATCAGGGCGGAGCGGGGGCGCTGAAAGCGTCGCTGTCGGACACGCTGGTGGACAAGGCACAGCACGTCTTCGCCGGCAAGGTCGAGGGCCCGGAGACGGCCACGCCCGATCCGGCCGGGCCACTTGGAGCGTCATTCGGTCCGGTGCTGCGCCTGATTGGTGACACCGGCGCACAGGGCAATGCCAATAGCGGCGCGAACCGCGACCTCAGCCTGCAACGCTTCATGGAGCGTGTCACCGCTTTGCGCCTGAAGCTGCAGCAGATCAATGACGGCCCTGATTCCGACGCCCAGGCAAGACAGGTTGCGCAGTCGCTCTTCCAGGGCAACGGCTCGGAGCTGGCCGACACCCAGGCCTACGCGCAACTGATCGCCGCGAGTCTCGGCGCGCAATGGGCGGGCATGGGCGATGCGCTCTTCGTGCGGCCTGTCGTTCAGGCAACGCAAACGGTGCTGCAACCGGCCCAGGCCAGCCTGAACGAGGCATGGCGGCAAACCATCGTCGCGACGTGGAACCGCTCGTTTGCCGGACGCTACCCGTTCGCTAATACGGACAACGATGCGTCCCTCCCCGAACTCGCGCGTTTCCTGCGCCCGCAGGGTGGGTTGATCGGTGCGTTCCTTGGTTCGCAACTCGCGGGCGTGCTCGAATTGCAGGGTGACCAGTGGGTGCCGGTGGCCACAGGCAACGCGACGTTGACGTTCGATCCCAACTTCCTCAAGGCGCTGAACACGCTGCAGCGCATCGCGGGCCATCTGCTTGCACAGGGCGAGCCGCAATATCGCTTCGACTTCAAGCCGGTGCCGACGGCAGGCGTGACCGATACCGTGTTCGCGCTCGACGGCCAGAACCTGCACTACTACAACCAGCAGGAAACCTGGGAGGCGCTGACCTGGCCGTCGAACAATTCGCAGGGCCTCGGCACACGTCTGCAATGGCAGACGGAGAAGGCCGGTACCAACAAGAGCTTTGAGTTTGGTGGCCGTTGGGGGTTGGTGCGAATGCTCGAGCGAGCCCAGGTCCAGCCGGTCGATAGTGCAACGTTCCAGCTGACATGGCGGGCCGCGCCGGACACGCGTGCACCGAAGACTGCGCAGGCACCGAAGCCAGCGTCCGCGTCGTCTGCGGCCGGCGCGTCGGCAATCGTGAGCGTCGATGGCGAAGAGGATGACGACACCAGTGATCCGTTTTTTGTTGGCGCCAGACGTCTCGATACCCTGACCACGCAAGGTCCGCTCACGCCGGCTTCGCAGGATCTTACTATTCCCCTGAGCTTCGTGATGCGCACGGACGTAGGCAAGGGGCCGCTGGAACTGCTGGCGCTGCGCAACTTCGCGCTTCCGACACGCATCTTCGCAGGCAAAGGTACGGTTGCCGCAGCCGGCGTTAGAAGGACCGCGCAGGCTGAGGGTCCGCCACCGTTGCCTAGGGCAATGCTCGACGCGGCGAAGCACGCTGAAACGCCGCTCCCTGGTGGATTGAATCCGCTGTGAGACCAGACCACGCTGCTTCGCTGGGATACCGCCCCTTATGCTAACGAACCTCCTCAGCGCGCTGTTCGGCGCACGCCCGCCCTCTGACCTGGCCCGGTCGACACAGGGGCGCTGGGATGACTGGCTGCGCCCCGTCAGCGAGGGCGCGCCGACCGGCGCCGACCCCGGCTATGACGACGACTTCCTCGCGATCAAGGAAGAAGTTGCAAAACTTTCGGATGTCGACGATACGCTGATCGTCGACATCGCCGAGCGCTTGCTCAAGCAAAGCGCGAAGGATGTACGCGTTGCCGTCTACTACGTTTATGGGCGCATGCGTCGCGACGGCGCGGAAGGCGTCGCATCGGGCTTCGAACTGCTCTCGGCGCTCGTTGATCGCTTCGGCGACGCGCTGATGCCGGCCCGCGCCGAAACTCGCAAGGCCGCGCTCGAATGGCTCGCGGGCGGGACCTTTGCTGACCGGCTCGACCGCGTGCAGGGACTCTCTGACGGACTGCTTGAGCGCACGCTGTCGGCGCTCGCGCTGATCACCGAGCGCACGGCGCAATGGCCCGCGGCAGCTCGTCCTGAATTGGATCCGTTGTTTCGCCGCTTCGAAAGCCGCGTGGAAACACCGCTACCGTCGGTGGGCGCAAACAGTGGCCCCTCCTCAGGCGGCGCATCGGCCACTACGCTGCCAGCGGCCGCCGAAATCTCTTCCACCCGCGAGCTGCTCGACCGTGCACGGCAGATGGCGCAGTTCCTGCGCGACCAGCCGCAGGGCTATCTCGCCGCCTACCGCCTGATGCGCTGCGTGCGCTGGGATACGCTCACCGAAGTGCCACCGCACGAAGTCAGCGGCAAGACACGGCTCGTCGCGCCGCGCGCCGAACTGCGCGCGAACCTTAAACGCCTGATGCTGCAGAAGCAGTGGCCGGAACTGCTGGACCGCGTCGAGGCCGCCTTCGCCGAAGGCGCGAATCACTTCTGGCTAGATCTGCAGTACTACGCGTTCAGTGCGCAGGAGCGTGCCGGCGGTGAATACGCGCAGATCCGCGAACTCGTTGCCACCGACTGCGCGCTAATGCTCGAACGTCTGCCTGGCCTGGACCAACTGGCGTTTTCAGATGGCTCGCCCTTCGCCGATGACGCGACGCTCGAATGGATTGCACGCTACGCCACGGTACGTGACGTAGAGCGGGGCGAGGCCGTCGTGCCCGTGAGCGTATCGTCAGTCAACACCGATTGGGCCGAAACCGAAGCCCAGGCGTTCGATCTTGCCTCGCAGGAGGGATTGGACGCCGCCTTTGCCTGGCTGCAACGCTTGCCCGCCCAGGATGGCGAACGCGACCGCTTCGTGCGGCATCTGGTGATGGCGCGCGTGGCCGAGCGCGCTGAGCGTCCGGACACGGCACTGCATCTGCTGTCGACGCTCGATATCGCCGCGCAGCGCTTCCAGCTTGCTGCCTGGGAGCCGTCGCTGGCGTTCGAAACCAAACACCACTTGCTGCGCCTGCTGAAGATCCGGATGAATCGCAAGGAAGCGGACAAGCCCGCGCTTGCGACTCGCATCGATGCGCTGATGGGCGAGCTGACGGCGATCGATCCGGCACGAGCCGTGACGCTCGCGTGAGCGGTATAGATAGCGAGATCGAGAGACAGAGCCAATGAGCAACGCGACCCAGGACAACGAAATCCTTCGCTACTATGAAGCGGAAATGCGCTACCTGCGCGAGGCGGGCAAGGAATTCGCCCAAGCGTTCCCGGACCGCGCGCGCATGCTGAACATCGATCGCATCGGTGAGCGCGACCCGCACGTCGAACGACTGTTCGAAGGCTTCGCGTTCCTGATGGGTCGCCTGCGCCACAAGCTTGACGACGAACTGCCCGAGCTAACCGAAGGGCTGGTGAGCATGCTATGGCCGCACTACCTGCGCATGATTCCGTCGCTATCGATTCTCGAACTGAGTCCTGCCGACGGCGCGCTGCAGAAGCACGAAACGCTTGCGGCCGGACTTGAGGTCACGTCCGACCGGATCCCGGTGGGACCATCGTCGGGCGCGGACGAGGGGGGCATCGAATGCATCTACCGGACCACGCAGGAAGTGGACCTCTATCCACTGCACCTGAGTGAAGCGAACGCCTACGCGCGCGAGGACGGCCGTTCGGTGCTGCGTTTGCGACTCGAGGTGCAGCCCCAGGCGCGGCGCGAGCAACTGGAAGTGCCGCGCCTGCGCCTGTTCCTGAACGCCGACCGGCCTGTTGCGCTCGCGCTGTACGCCGCGCTCATCGCCGAGCCAGTGGCGATCAACGTCCGTGTTCCCGGCTATCCTGCGGATCGTCCCGGCATGCCGCAGCCGATGCCGGGCCTACACCTCGAACCGGCGGGTTTTGCCGCGGACGAACGCCTGTGGCCGAAGGCGGACAACGCGTTCGGCGGTTACCAGTTGCTGCTCGAATACTTCACGTTTCCTGAGAAGTTCATGTTCGTGGACCTGCTGGGTCTGGACATGCAGGCCATCCCGCAGGATGCGCCGTATTTCGATGTCGAAGTCGTACTGGAGAAGCCCTATCCGGACGACATACGTTTCTCGGCCAAGAATGTGCGCCTCTTCTGCACGCCGATCATCAATCTGTTTCAACTGGAAGCGAACCCGATCGTCGCCACCCAGTACGAAACTGAATACCGTGTCTACGCGGCCGAGCAGCACGGGGACAATGTCGACGTGTATTCGGTCGATACCATTCAGGGCCTTGAGGCTGGCTCAGGCCGGCGCTTCGAATACGCGCCGTTCGCATCGTTCCGTCATCGTGGCGGCATGCTGCGTCACGAAATGCCTGAACGGTATTTCCACACGCGCGTACGGCGCGGGCCATCGGGACGGTTCGACACATGGGTGGTCCTCGGCGGCCACGCCTGGGAGCATCACGCGACACTGCCGAAGGAAACCCTGTCGCTGTCGGTGACAGGCACCAACGGGATGGTGCCGCGCAAGGCCCTGCGCGAAGCGGGCATCACCCGCATGCGCAGCGGTTTTACGAACATCGGCTCGGTACGCAACCTGACTGCGCCGACGCTGCCGGTTTACCCGCCAACCGGCGACCGCTTCCAGTGGCGCGTGCTGTCGCATCTCGCGCCGAATTACCTGTCGCTACTGAACCCGGAAATCCTGCGCGGCTCGCTCGCGCTGTACGACTGGAGCGAGGGCGAGCTGAACAGACGCCGCATCGACGCTATCACCGATGTACAGCACCGATTGCTGCAAAAGCTCGTGAAGGGCGGACTGCAGCGCGGCGTCGAGATCGAGGTGACGCTCGACAGCCACCGGTTTGCCGGCGACGGCGACATCGAACTGTTTGGCGGGATGCTGAACCGTTTCCTCGGGCTGTACGCGACGCTGAACCTGTTCACGAAGCTAGTTGTCGTGTCGCAGCCGACCGGTCGCCGTATCGAATGGCCTGATACGAAGGGCGAAGGAGCACCGTTTTGAACGCACCGGACAGGGAGTTTCCGTCATACGCCGACCGGGCACTGCTGCCGGTGCTGCTCGACGACGCGACGCGGATGAATTTCTTCCGTTTCTGCGAGTTGATTGAACTGGCCGCGCCCGACAAGCCGCCGCTGGGTACGACTGATTCGCCCTCCACCGAGCCGGTGCGCTTTCGCTCGCGGGCGCGGATCGGATTTCCGAACCGCGAAATCGATGCGGTCGAATACGATCCCGATGACCCCTCGGCGCCGCCTGCGGTACGCACGACGTTTCTTGGCTTGTACGGGGTTGATGCCCGTATGCCGTCGTACTTC
This genomic interval carries:
- a CDS encoding type VI secretion system protein ImpL, coding for MKKYVLGRWLILAAVVLAIAAFVMLTVSSQDLEGWFVKYRLVFAGVALAVLALLAMAFPRRPQIRLAMQQASNEQGLEPPKPVDNAAATARASGASAVARARALRFELRQIRRFGWAYDRPWLLLTGSDTVIGRLLPELAGNCWLVTDDVVLLWSKTGADGQPDADWLKQLYRLRRRRPVDAVVLTVDGAADLPAQRRGASASSVNLARIADTLRWAAPVYVLDIADTDHVANANTPVTGCEFPRNADTIAIEAALQTVRLRLAARSVAQLSRNFRDRYAANLSERLDTRSGPLARWIAGLSGGRYRQQLVSGAFFAPYPMPATGRDKNAPTSADLSLWQYIGDAAQAISGRRIGWHPVTVFSIVAFTAIGVWTAGMLISGLSNTRELHLTRQALHTLDTAPDSAARLHGLLALQQRIDLYEDRTQHHTPLLTRFGLNRDREVLAALWQPYARASRSVLVTPVQQNLEASLVDLSQMQTEHVDDRTNQLALDGHKALKTYLMLAEPSRADAAFMTPLLTRYWSTNANLPTGEKLDLSERLLGFYAQHLRAHEDWRIQPRRDLVNSSRQTLLAVIGVKNSEDTIYQGVLDRVGNRYPDQTLASLTAGTDTRGLLRTSASVSGVFTRQAYEGTIAAAIDEAAKRNEAASDWVLANNSQRQEPGQSADDMRSSLTSRYFEDYTDHWLGLMNTLQWEPAPTLPSAIGQLKLMADARQSPVIALMKSLEYQGGAGALKASLSDTLVDKAQHVFAGKVEGPETATPDPAGPLGASFGPVLRLIGDTGAQGNANSGANRDLSLQRFMERVTALRLKLQQINDGPDSDAQARQVAQSLFQGNGSELADTQAYAQLIAASLGAQWAGMGDALFVRPVVQATQTVLQPAQASLNEAWRQTIVATWNRSFAGRYPFANTDNDASLPELARFLRPQGGLIGAFLGSQLAGVLELQGDQWVPVATGNATLTFDPNFLKALNTLQRIAGHLLAQGEPQYRFDFKPVPTAGVTDTVFALDGQNLHYYNQQETWEALTWPSNNSQGLGTRLQWQTEKAGTNKSFEFGGRWGLVRMLERAQVQPVDSATFQLTWRAAPDTRAPKTAQAPKPASASSAAGASAIVSVDGEEDDDTSDPFFVGARRLDTLTTQGPLTPASQDLTIPLSFVMRTDVGKGPLELLALRNFALPTRIFAGKGTVAAAGVRRTAQAEGPPPLPRAMLDAAKHAETPLPGGLNPL
- a CDS encoding type VI secretion system protein VasJ; translation: MLTNLLSALFGARPPSDLARSTQGRWDDWLRPVSEGAPTGADPGYDDDFLAIKEEVAKLSDVDDTLIVDIAERLLKQSAKDVRVAVYYVYGRMRRDGAEGVASGFELLSALVDRFGDALMPARAETRKAALEWLAGGTFADRLDRVQGLSDGLLERTLSALALITERTAQWPAAARPELDPLFRRFESRVETPLPSVGANSGPSSGGASATTLPAAAEISSTRELLDRARQMAQFLRDQPQGYLAAYRLMRCVRWDTLTEVPPHEVSGKTRLVAPRAELRANLKRLMLQKQWPELLDRVEAAFAEGANHFWLDLQYYAFSAQERAGGEYAQIRELVATDCALMLERLPGLDQLAFSDGSPFADDATLEWIARYATVRDVERGEAVVPVSVSSVNTDWAETEAQAFDLASQEGLDAAFAWLQRLPAQDGERDRFVRHLVMARVAERAERPDTALHLLSTLDIAAQRFQLAAWEPSLAFETKHHLLRLLKIRMNRKEADKPALATRIDALMGELTAIDPARAVTLA
- a CDS encoding type VI secretion system protein ImpG, encoding MSNATQDNEILRYYEAEMRYLREAGKEFAQAFPDRARMLNIDRIGERDPHVERLFEGFAFLMGRLRHKLDDELPELTEGLVSMLWPHYLRMIPSLSILELSPADGALQKHETLAAGLEVTSDRIPVGPSSGADEGGIECIYRTTQEVDLYPLHLSEANAYAREDGRSVLRLRLEVQPQARREQLEVPRLRLFLNADRPVALALYAALIAEPVAINVRVPGYPADRPGMPQPMPGLHLEPAGFAADERLWPKADNAFGGYQLLLEYFTFPEKFMFVDLLGLDMQAIPQDAPYFDVEVVLEKPYPDDIRFSAKNVRLFCTPIINLFQLEANPIVATQYETEYRVYAAEQHGDNVDVYSVDTIQGLEAGSGRRFEYAPFASFRHRGGMLRHEMPERYFHTRVRRGPSGRFDTWVVLGGHAWEHHATLPKETLSLSVTGTNGMVPRKALREAGITRMRSGFTNIGSVRNLTAPTLPVYPPTGDRFQWRVLSHLAPNYLSLLNPEILRGSLALYDWSEGELNRRRIDAITDVQHRLLQKLVKGGLQRGVEIEVTLDSHRFAGDGDIELFGGMLNRFLGLYATLNLFTKLVVVSQPTGRRIEWPDTKGEGAPF